The sequence GAGCTGTGGGATATGGTTTTTTCCCTTTGGGTTTCAATGGGTGATTGGTAGAAGGGTTAAAGAGTTACTAGCTTGATGGCAAATTCAATTTGGAAGACATCGGATTAATGCAATTTGGAAGGCCATCCCTCATTGCttgatgtggtgtctttggtGAGAAAGAAACGGTAGAACTTTTGAAGGGTGTGAACAGACTATTTTAGACCCAAAGCTGCTAGGTTTACAGAACCTTGTTTGAATGGATGGCAATGTCAGGAATATCTTCTATATctaatttattagattttattgatcattgtaattttaaaCTTAGCTGTAGTTTAATCTACCGTACATCTTGTCACCTGGGTACTTTGTGCATTCCATTTTGTTCAATAAAgcttattatttatatttacaaaaaggGTGAAGGGCGTTTCTTGGTATACATCATGGTACTAACTTTTGGGTGGGCAATTCTATAATCTACATcatgtggactatttggagaGAACACAACCAACATACATTTGAAGGGATTGAACGTTCGCCTTTGGAGataaaactgatttttttacAACCTATGTATCATTGGATGGTTGCTTTGAGTGGTCTCTCTTTTTCTAATTTGGAAGATTTTCTAGATATATGAAACTTTGGATGATGTTTTAGCTTCCCTACTACACTTCCTATGTACATGGGGAGCACcgcctttttctctcttttataaaTTCTTCaattacatataaataaatgcacTTGACACCATTCAATTCTCTTGTTTTCATTTCCTTTATCTAAGCaagtttataaatattattttctccatCCTTACATTCCTAACTTGCTATAGAATTCATCACAAGCCTTAAATTTAACCTCTTAGACAGCCTTTTTTGCTCTCCTCTTTGCCactttataattttcataagTGACATTGTCTCTACATCTAGGTAAGTTTCTATAACTATCTTTGTTTGATCTAATTGCTGCTTGAACCTGCATATTCCACCAACAGGTCTTCTTAGTCGGGACGGGCACATCCTTTAGATTCTCCAATTACTTTTTTAGCCACTCTTTTGATACAACTGGCCATTTCATTCCACATTTTAAAGTTGTCTTTGTCTAAATCCCACATGCTTTCTTTGACCAATTTATCTTTAAATACATCTTGTTTCTCTCCCTTCAAACCCCACTACCAAACTCTCGGGTTTCTCTTTCTaatatctcttcttcttctttttttcatcttctAATCCAAAGATCTAGTACCACCAACACATACACTCTCTCCTGCTATCAACTTTTCGAGTAGGGATGAAATCTATTTGACTAACGTTTGTACCACTTGTCCCATTTGTGGAGGTAATTAATGTGAGTCCCTCTTCTTGAACCAAGTGTTTGTTAACATCCAATCATATGTTGTTACAAAGTCTAGAGTTGCATTTCCTAAATCATCAATTATTCTGTATCCCTACCCTACATGAACTTTTAAAAAACCTCCACTAACTTTTACAACGTGACCATTTAGGTCtcctctaataaaaatattttcccataTTGTACCCTTGAATCAATTCATCTATGTCCTCCTTACATTTTTACTTAATGGATTCTCTCAATCCTATTTAAGGAGTGTACGCACCTAAGAAATGTGGACACAAACACGACATGACACAGGGCAGAGCAAcatgaaaattcttgaaaatgtAGAACACAACGTGGTGGGGATAtgacaattaatttttatatatttttaggtatattttatttatttataggcatgttatatatttattggaagttttaaaaataaataacaactatcaaaatttttaataacatacataaaatcaaagaatttttaaaaaattacttatcataaaaaaagaagaaaattttttattattattatttttttctctcaacaCAATGAGGACATGCATGTAGGAGTGTTCTCAGCATGTTTGACACAGACACGTGTCGGACAAAGACACACTGGCTGTTTGAAGTGTACTTGCTTCTTAGGTACACGCTAACTATGTTAATTGTCTCCTCATTAAACAATTTTGTTAACATAGTTCCATCCCTTATTCTCCTAATCTGAACAActtttataccatttttttttttttttttttttttttaatttgataaataaCGGAAttgtattaaacaaaaaatccagGAAAAAGATTAAAGGATGAACTCCACTCCAGCAAGATGTGAAGAAAGAGAGATTTAAGTTCCAAAATAGACTGTTTCTTCCCTTCAAAACATCTTGAGTTTTGTTCTCGCCAAATACACCACAGGACACAATGTGGTAAAGCCCTCCATAATTTAAACCATAATTTATATCTTATATGTTCAATTTCTCTAGATTTTTCACCAACCCATTTATTCTCCTGAATGCACACTATGTTTATTCTCCTCACAGTCATTATCTTCTATTTCTATTAATTTCCTGTTAATGGCCCTATATTCCAAGTGCTTATACGAATCGTATTCTCCTGGCTAACTTCTTTACCCACCTGTCCATCAAAGTGCGGAACTCTTATCCATTTTTCGTTATATCCAAGTGCTGATGTTGTGCAGCATCACGTTCAGGGAACATCCTAGCTAATACATTTGAATGTTGTGCAGCATATCTGATACATTTGAATGTTGTGTAACATATGGTCCTGATTAATTCATTCTTCCTATTATAATTTCAAAGGAATAGCATTGCTCTTATCCTGTTCAGTTTTCCTAAGAAGGTcctctgctctctctctctctctctctctctctctctctctctcattcataTATTGTATCACTTGTTTTCATCTTCCAGCTAGATACATTTGAATGTTGCCCTTTTTTTCATctagtaaaaaataatttctttgtaATGTCAaacctttgactttttttacCCCTTAATAATCTTAGAAACACTTAGTATGGTTTGGATTTAGTATATTGCTGAcctacttataaaaaaaaaaagtatattgcTGACCTGAAACTTTTGTTGGCAAATATAGAAACCTTACCAGTTAAATCTGAGAATTCTGGTTTGGATTTGATAGTTAACAGTTCAACTTATGTGATTCTTGGTCTATTATGCAATCAAACGTCTTGAGTTGAGCATCTGAGTAGTACAAGAAACTATCTGGTGTACTTTTCTAGCAGTTTGGTTCGTTTAAAATTTCACTAGAAACTTTTCTAATTATTGAGTAGATGGGGCAGATTAATATGCAGACTAGTTAATGATAGGTGGATCGGGCAACTAGCTAAGTTATACActataggaaaaagaaaagagataagaaaatcaattttcttgGCTTTTGATGATTTCTTAAacgctcttcttcttttcttttctttttgtacttaatttatttatttaatgatgTTCTTCCTTATTATTACGCTGACAGGACTTTGTGTTCATGCAGCAACTAGTAATATACGAGACATCAGCTTCAGAACTTGATATAATACGAGACATTTCTCGTACGTTTCCCTCACATGTTTTCTTCCAGCAGAGACATGGACCTGGTCAGAGGTCCCTTTACAATGTTTTGAAAGCATACTCTGTCTTTGACAGAGATGTTGGATATGTTCAGGTTTGACTCTCTAAGTTTTTCATTACTATCCTATCTACCTTGTGTATATGAAACTAAATGCTACTGGACTGAAATGCAGGGAATGGGCTTTTTAGCTGCCCTGTTGCTTCTTTATATGAGTGAAGAGGATGCCTTCTGGTTATTGGTCGCATTACTGAAAGGAGCTGTACATGCACCAATGGAGGGATTATATCAagtaagatttttatttatttattttaaagtaataaagatttatgatataaaaaaagagACACCCAAGTACACAGAGTATAATTCAAGAAACTTCAAGAAACCCTGTCTGATATACTTCAAGAAACTCACCCTTAAAGAACCAGACACTGAGTtgaccacccccccccccccccccccccaaaaaaaaaaaaaaaatcacaaccatTCTTCACTTATCAGTCTCCTCCATAACGCATCCCTCTCAAACCCAAACCTCCATAGCCACTTCCCTAATAAAGCTTCATTAGAGTGTCTCAAACTCCTAATGGCCAAACCACCAGAGGGAAGAGGAGCACAAAGTTTAGCCCTATCCACCAAATGAAATTTGGGCTCATCCCATAAGAAATTACACTGAAGCTGTTCAATCTGATTAGCCACATCAACAGGAATAGGAAAAAAGAGGACCCACAATTGTTAGAGAAGTATTAGTAGATGCTGAATTTTAGGTGGAGATGGCAGAAGttggtagagagagagaggtatatAAAATAGGAGAGGGGGAAAAGGTGCTCACTTTTTAGTCTTaagaaagtattttttttttcttaatttgaaGTGAGATTCAAGGGCTTTTTCGGTTCAAGAAAATTATGGGGAAGTGCTAATCTCTTAAAGGTGAGGAGGCTATCACTTTCGTATAAAATATTGATAGCCTTAATGGCTATCCGAGGGAATGGAGGCTTTACTGTTCAGTCCTATAATGAGGCTATCCAATTAATTCTTTCCCTTAAAGAGTATTTGGTGTGTTAAGGCCCATTAGAGGGTCTCATCCTTTGTGTGGACATCAGCCTAGGGAAGTCTTTCTTGTGATAATCTCAACAAGTGGGGTTTCTCTTTAGTTGGTTGGTGTTGCAAGTGCCGGTGTAGTGGGGAGATGGTAGATCATTTGTTTTTCCATTGTGATGTTGCGTATCTTTTATGAAGTTTTGTATTTAGAACATTTGGGATTCAATGGGCGCTACCAAGGATAGCTGACCTCTTGTTTGTGTGGAGCAATTGGTTTGGGAAACACTCACCGGATATTTGGAACTTTGTCCTGTTATGATGTGGCTATTGTGGAAGGAGTGGAATAGTTGAATTTTATAAGACTTAGATAGTTCAAGGGCCCAGTTTGAGTTCCTGCTGATTCAAACTATATGTTTAATTGGTCTGGGGCATTGGGCCTTACAAATTGCAACTCCCTTCTAAATTTCACAGAATCACTTAAATTTTGtgcacatttattttttttttggtaattagttttttttgcaTTGTGCTCATCATTGTGAGCATGAAGTAATctattcttttaataaaattccattatttatcaaaaaaggaaaaattaatagCCTTAATGGCTGTTGAATTTTCTTATGTTCATTATTATGCCAAAGCCCATCAACTGTTTGACTACagtgaaatatatatttagtgcTCTGAATCTATTATTTGCGTATTGATAGGTAGGACTGCCTCTGGTACAACAGTATCTTTTTCAGTTTGATCAGTTGGTGAGAGAGTATTTGCCCAAGCTGGGGGAGCATTTTACCCAAGAAATGATAAATCCTAGCATGTATGCAAGTCAGTGGTTCATAACTGTTTTCTCATACTCTTTTCCTTTCCATTTGGCTCTTCGAATTTGGGATGTCTTTCTTTATGAGGTTAGTGATTGGTAACATGTGTTTTGCCTTAGAAGCATTGTGATTTGGTGTAAAGCATGATATGTATCTGCTATTTTCATTTGCCAGGGTGTCAAAATTGTTTTTAAGGTTGGTTTGGCCCTACTTAAGTATTGCCATGATGACATGGTGAGTTTCACAGGTTCTTTTGTAtgcttaaaattaaaattaataagtatAATTTCTTGCATgtaattttcttgttttgtttgtcaGATAAACTTACCTTTTGAGAAACTCATACATGCTTTGCGTAACTTCCCCGAGGATGCAATGGATCCAAATACATTATTACCTATGGCCTACTCAATTAAGGTTCTCTCTTTTCCCTCCTTTAAATGGTGTTGTAATGCTTGGATCTGATATTTCCAGTTGCTTTAAgccataataattttttcttcacataTGCACTATAACCTTAATGTCTAAACAATTTTTCTGAACCTCTTGCATAAGGTCACAAGTTCAGGCAACTTGCACATTAATAAGTCATAATTGAGGTTAATCTATCTCTGCCAAAGtggaaattttcaattttaggttAAAAGGCATGAAATGTTCAAAACATACAAGTGACCTCATGTAATGTAGTAAATTCTAGTGGGttctcaattggtaaagtctcttgtCGTTGAACAATTGACCTAGGATCAAATCCCGTCTACACTAAAAAGAAATCCTTTAATGTCTTGGcttgataataaagaaaaacCATAATGGAGCTAATGCCATAagttcaaactttatcaaatatattaacaaacaaaacaaaaatgtagTAAATTATAGAAATTTGAAGCAAGCACAAAAAGAAACATATGACATCCAAGGGCATTACTTATATGTTACTGCAGATTGATGTGAAGAAGTGACTAAAAGGAATATTTGCCTACTTTCTTTTTCTGAATTTCAATTTACAAATCAAAGAATTCATTTACAAATATCTCAAAGGAAGTAGTTGCTCTTGCATTTCCAAAATTAGGAATtttttcagagagagaagaggggTGGGGGAGGAATTGCATTTGGTATTTTTGAGAGTTTTCTAAATGATCATGGATATTTTGTGTAACTTGCACTCTTTTGAGCTTATCTCATAGTGGGGGTTATTTTAATCATTGCTTTGAGTTCTCTAACTAGTCATTGACTCATTTATCTAGTTCTACCCATGCAGTCACTTTGGCTATCCTTAGCTTCATTTCATAGAATATGTATAAAGTTTATAGATATGAAGCCATAGCTACTCAGTTTTACACCAGTTTTGGTGCCACATTGACTTGGGATCCAACctcaattgcttttttttttttattggtaagtttcACATGCACTTGGTGTGTTATGAATACATGACCACATCCTCCATCTTGCCATTACAAGGGGATGAGGTTCCATTTGAGCTTGAATTCTTTGGTGACTTTAAATGCTCTTCAGCTGAAATTGATTCTACTTTAACCTTTTTTTGGAAATGATACAAGGGAGATGTCTCAAGAAAGGAATGCTTCTAGCTCATGATTTATTggcaaatacaaataaaaaatcaatatcatCAAAGTTTAACTCATTCAAAATGGTTTGACTGCAAAAATGCTCAAATAtgattttatgcatatttgacattattttgtttctaaTATGTGCATATAGGCACCTTGGCTTccttcttgaattttttaatctGAACTTGTTATTgtgtactttggtcattttattggGCTTGCATTGGCAATGGTGAGATACTCTGTCCTTCTTTTGCAAGTAATTGAAGTCCCTTTAGTGAtctgagaaaagaaaagaaaaaccagacCTTTGCATGGATTTTTGaacacagattttttttttttttttttggggggggggggggttgtggtTGAGCTTGTTTAGTGTAATTAGTTGTTAAGACAAATGTTGTGTATAGAATGCTGTTTATTTAAATATCTGTACAAGTGCTCTCCAACTCTATCATCAAAAACTAAGCAACTCATCAACAtagcttttattttaattttccaaaGGATTAAGAAAATGTATTTTGCATTTCTGAAGTGCACTTAAAAGATATTTCTTGTGTCAATGGGAAATCTTGCCTTATGCTGCTACTAAtaagttttatatatgattattgCACCATCTACATACCAGTGCTGATTTACATTTTAGATATCTTgatccttcttcatttttttatgaatgagatTTCATTAAGAACCAAGCACCAGAAATACAATATGCAGCTTGAGCTGCAAACAAACAGAAACAAAGTAAAAGATTAGAACATTGCACAGAACATAGAACAGAGCATCACAAAGACACAGCAGGCCAATTGAAACtacaacaaaaacaaccaaccaaaaacacaagaaagagcAGCCAAAAACTAAAgctaatcaaacaaaaacagcTCGAAACAACATCATGCATTAAAAACAGAGGTTGGAAGCTTCCATAGACAATAATGGCTCTATTCATTATGGAGTTCTCAACTCCTTTCAACCTGAACAACCAAAACCAAACATCAGCAACAGTAGCATGTATCAGCTCATTGTTGGATCTTATCCCACTATTACAGATACGAGCACTTCAGTCATTCCAAAGGTGATAAATTGTGATGGCCCAGGCGAAGTTATAAGGTGTTGAAGGCTCCTTTCCTTCAGCTTCCTCACGGCCCAATCAACTTCCACACTCCTCCCCCTAATCTTCCTTCTATGGAAACACTTCCTAAGGACAGACTCCCATATTCTCTTTGAAAAGGAACATTCTATGAAAAGATGACTTCTGGACTCAATTCTTCCTCTTAAAAATAGACAAAGAAAGTTCCCTATATATCCCAGTTATAGGTAGTGGCTCATCTTTTGAATGAGAAATTAACACTGCTCTCTAGTTTAGAGGCCTTATGGGCAGAGGATAGCAAAGCAGAACAGAGTCCATGAGACCCAGTGTAGCTTTATTTAAGTTTGTTATGCCTAGGCCAAATAATAGGTTGGGGGGTGCGGAAGGCAAAGCCTCCTATGAAATGGTAAGGTTTATTGGGAAATTCAATGTACCGGGTTAAGGTTTCTTGGGGCAGTATAAATTCATTGTAAACCCTTATTTTTCACATAGTAGAATTCTCAACTGCTCACTCCCATCGGTGTAGGCACATTGTTGAACCATGTAAATTTATGTGTTGattttgtctctcttttctctctatttttaatataacaTTGCTCAAATCTGtaatcttcaacaatccccacTGCGCAAACATGTCTCTAGTTGTGAGTTTGTTCTGAATAATCAACCAGGTCACAAAAGcttgttttggaaaaattctTATGAAATCAATCTAACCTCAACCAGTTAACAGAATACTTCACTTGACAAATAGCTCTCCCTGTGTCTTTGCAACtatattctttttcttgttgGCAGCTGGCCGCCATTCAACTGAGTGTCAAATTCATCGTCACAAACTTTGCTTTGTCAGGAGGCCAACACCAAAAATTATTCAGTGTGTATTTAGAGAGATTTTCTGAAGAGTGGCTAGCCGAGTcatggatgattctgcttccaTACTTCAGCTACAAAGGCCTATCCTCATGCCAATTATTATGCTACACAAAGATCCTCTCACCATTTCCAACCTTATGCTTCAGAAAATGCCTAGCAATGCTTCTTTGTTGAAGAATTTTCTGCCATCCCGGTGAACAAGCAGCTGGAATAAGTCTTCCCACAGAGATTTTCCTCTCAGTAATAAGCTTCTGTCCACACTACCCAAATTGAACCAGAACATTCAAACAAATACcaaataaatcttaaaaaatatcAGCTTTATTCCACTCTGAAATTTTGAACAAGCCCGAGCACCCTTCCTTTTTAGGAAAGTTACATCCTCCCAAGCCACCTAAGCTCTTGCACTCCCTTTAGTCGAGCCATTCCACAAATATCCATTTAAAATCTGCTCATCCTGCCTCACCACCTTCTTAGGGAGAATGAATAAATGTGCTCGATAGAACTGCACACTGTATAACACCAATTAAATTAGTTGGAGCGTACCAGAAAAGGACAAATATGTGGGACACCAAGAGTGAATTCTACTTGTGATCCTAGCAACCAGAGTTTTCCAATCCTTCCAAGAAAGCCTACCTGAAATAAGAGGAACTCCCAAATACTTTATTAGAAGCTTTCCCTTTTTAAAATGCACTAAACCTAATTTTTTAGCTTTCCCTACTCTGTCACACCAAAATAAACTTCACTTTCTTATGGACAGCTGCTAGGGGTGGGCTTCTTACTATAGACAACCTCGTTAAGAAGACATTACCTCTTGTGAATTGGTGCTGCCTTTGTCGATGTGAAGAGGAAACTGTGGATCATTTATTGATCCATTGTAAGTATGCTTATACTTTGTGGAGTGAAGTCCTTCGTTTGTTTGGGGTTCAGTGGGTGATGCCGAAGAATGTTGTTTCTCTTCTTACTGcatggtggaattggttggggagtCACACTTCAAAAGTGTGGAATATGGTTCCAGCTTGTATTATGTGGTTAATTTGGAAGGAGCGCAATGCCCGTACTTTTGAGGAAACTGAGAGATTTGTAGACTGTGTGAAGTCTTTGCTACTCaggactttgtttgagtggtcccGGGTTTGGGGGTTTACGCATTGTCACTCTTTGTTTGATTTCCTTAATTCTGTTAGCCTTTCTATTTGATTGGTTT is a genomic window of Quercus lobata isolate SW786 chromosome 2, ValleyOak3.0 Primary Assembly, whole genome shotgun sequence containing:
- the LOC115975868 gene encoding EVI5-like protein isoform X1; the protein is MEKKRIDDYEPGPVPPPAPLDRFGFVKPELNNSPDGLAKGRSANEYEREERRIRKWRKMIGVGGSDWKHYVKRKPHVVKRRIRKGIPDCLRGLVWQLISGSRDLLLMNPGVYEDFVFMQQLVIYETSASELDIIRDISRTFPSHVFFQQRHGPGQRSLYNVLKAYSVFDRDVGYVQGMGFLAALLLLYMSEEDAFWLLVALLKGAVHAPMEGLYQVGLPLVQQYLFQFDQLVREYLPKLGEHFTQEMINPSMYASQWFITVFSYSFPFHLALRIWDVFLYEGVKIVFKVGLALLKYCHDDMINLPFEKLIHALRNFPEDAMDPNTLLPMAYSIKVSKRLEGLNQEYEKKNGKQVQLANFHEKQKQS
- the LOC115975868 gene encoding EVI5-like protein isoform X2, coding for MEKKRIDDYEPGPVPPPAPLDRFGFVKPELNNSPDGLAKGRSANEYEREERRIRKWRKMIGVGGSDWKHYVKRKPHVVKRRIRKGIPDCLRGLVWQLISGSRDLLLMNPGVYEQLVIYETSASELDIIRDISRTFPSHVFFQQRHGPGQRSLYNVLKAYSVFDRDVGYVQGMGFLAALLLLYMSEEDAFWLLVALLKGAVHAPMEGLYQVGLPLVQQYLFQFDQLVREYLPKLGEHFTQEMINPSMYASQWFITVFSYSFPFHLALRIWDVFLYEGVKIVFKVGLALLKYCHDDMINLPFEKLIHALRNFPEDAMDPNTLLPMAYSIKVSKRLEGLNQEYEKKNGKQVQLANFHEKQKQS